From Chloroflexota bacterium, one genomic window encodes:
- a CDS encoding metallophosphatase family protein: protein MPRWALLADVHGNRLALAAVLADLAQRHVDQIINLGDSVYSVLQPRWCAEQLAQVANISISGNQDRILFEQIPVEQQTLSYRFVQADLGPNERNWLANQPATAIVDDIFCCHGTPSSDTTYLLEQVTPHGVFLHSEEAIRAAIQGISQSLIVCGHSHIARTVQLSNGQLIVNPGSVGIPAYNDEQPYPHIIEAGSPHARYAIVERNAQGWQVEHYALGYDWQQAAATAQRNGRENLARWLQTGRAQLDD from the coding sequence ATGCCTCGCTGGGCACTTTTGGCCGATGTTCATGGCAATCGCTTGGCCTTAGCTGCGGTTTTGGCCGATCTCGCTCAACGCCACGTTGATCAGATAATCAACCTCGGTGATAGTGTGTATAGTGTGTTGCAACCACGCTGGTGCGCTGAACAACTGGCGCAAGTTGCCAACATCTCAATCAGTGGTAATCAAGATCGCATACTGTTTGAGCAAATTCCAGTAGAGCAACAAACCCTGAGTTATCGCTTTGTGCAGGCTGATTTAGGCCCAAACGAACGCAATTGGCTTGCCAACCAGCCAGCCACGGCAATCGTTGATGATATTTTTTGTTGTCACGGCACACCAAGCAGTGATACCACCTATTTGCTGGAACAAGTTACACCGCACGGAGTGTTTTTACATTCTGAAGAAGCAATTCGCGCAGCAATTCAAGGCATCAGCCAATCGCTGATCGTTTGTGGCCATAGCCATATCGCCCGCACTGTACAGCTTAGCAACGGCCAGTTGATCGTCAACCCCGGCAGTGTTGGCATCCCCGCGTATAATGATGAGCAGCCATATCCACATATCATCGAGGCTGGTAGCCCACATGCACGCTATGCGATCGTCGAGCGCAATGCCCAAGGCTGGCAGGTTGAGCATTATGCGCTTGGCTATGATTGGCAACAGGCCGCCGCTACTGCTCAACGCAATGGCCGCGAAAATTTGGCCCGTTGGCTGCAAACAGGCCGTGCCCAGCTCGATGATTAA
- the groES gene encoding co-chaperone GroES yields the protein MSDFRIRPLADRVVIKPQAKEEKTKSGLFLPDTANKEKPQEGLVVAVGEGKLDDNGKRVPVAVQVGDRVLFAKYAGTEIKLDDEDYLILAEKDILAVVQA from the coding sequence ATGTCTGATTTCCGGATTCGCCCCTTGGCCGATCGTGTGGTGATCAAGCCTCAAGCCAAAGAAGAAAAAACCAAGAGTGGCTTGTTCCTGCCCGACACAGCGAATAAAGAAAAGCCTCAAGAAGGCCTCGTTGTGGCCGTTGGTGAAGGCAAATTGGATGATAACGGCAAGCGCGTGCCAGTTGCAGTGCAAGTTGGCGATCGTGTGTTGTTTGCCAAATATGCTGGCACCGAGATCAAGCTGGACGACGAAGATTATTTGATTTTGGCTGAAAAAGATATTTTGGCCGTCGTTCAAGCCTAA
- a CDS encoding sigma-70 family RNA polymerase sigma factor yields MALIQRLVAATTPFDQQTLDDHRDVALAVAGDHEAFLRLYQRYITPVYRFLMARLQQHHDAEEVAALAFERAWQSLAQFKPNGPFVGWLFTIVRRCLVDFYRRGQHRRQQTQLSPELASHQASPELTMLELEQQRLVHQALAQLNPEQQELLQLRFFAQLPYATIAQIVGKREATVKMAAYRALEQLKRRLTDDQSI; encoded by the coding sequence ATGGCATTGATCCAGCGGCTCGTTGCGGCAACAACGCCATTCGATCAGCAAACTCTTGATGATCATCGTGATGTGGCGTTGGCAGTGGCGGGCGATCACGAGGCCTTTTTGCGCTTGTACCAACGCTATATCACGCCCGTTTATCGGTTTCTGATGGCACGTTTGCAACAGCACCACGATGCCGAGGAAGTCGCGGCGTTAGCCTTCGAGCGAGCTTGGCAGAGCCTTGCTCAATTCAAGCCCAATGGGCCATTCGTCGGCTGGCTCTTTACAATTGTGCGGCGCTGTTTAGTCGATTTCTATCGGCGTGGCCAGCATCGTCGCCAGCAAACCCAGCTATCGCCCGAATTGGCGAGCCACCAAGCTTCGCCCGAATTGACAATGCTTGAGCTTGAGCAACAACGCTTGGTGCACCAAGCCTTGGCTCAACTAAACCCTGAACAGCAAGAGTTGCTTCAATTGCGCTTTTTTGCCCAATTGCCTTATGCGACAATTGCCCAAATTGTGGGCAAACGCGAAGCTACGGTCAAAATGGCCGCCTATCGAGCGCTTGAACAACTTAAACGGAGGCTCACCGATGACCAATCAATCTGA